TCGGCGGCATCATCGTGGTGGATTTCATCGACATGTCCTCGGCGGAGCATCGCGACGCCGTGCTCTCCGAATTCCGGCGCGCCCTGGGTCGCGACCGCACGCGCATGACGGTGAGCGAGTTCACCGAACTGGGACTCGTCGAGATGACGCGCAAGCGCACGCGCGAATCGCTCGCCCACGTGCTGTGCGAGCCCTGTCCGGTCTGCGGCGGGCGGGGCGAGTTGAAGACCGCGCGCACGGTCTGCTACGACATCCTGCGGGAGATCCTGCGCGAGGCGCGCCAGTTCGGCGATGCCAAGGAGTTCCGGATCCTCGCTTCCCAGAAGGTGATCGACCTGTTCCTCGAGGAGGAGTCGCAGTCGCTGGCGATGCTGTCGGATTTCATCGGCAAGCCGATTTCGATGCAAGTCGAGACGATGTACCACCAGGAGCAGTACGACGTGGTGCTGATCTGACCGCCTGCTTGCCATGCCGCGACGTTTGCCGCGAGATCCGGCGCGCACGGACGACATGCCCCAACACGCGCGAAGCACTCTTGCTCCAAACAGAATGAAGCACTCCACTAGCGTGCGGAAATCCTCGTATCCAGCTCCTCGCTCACCGCTGCCGCGACCTCCTCGTACCCCGGCCAACCCGTCGAGCCGCCCACCAATCGCACCCGCGCCCCGATCGGCCGGGTCTTGGCCGGATCGGTGACGCCGAACACGCCGACGAGGCGGGCGCCGACCGCCCCCGCCAGGTGTCCCGGACCGCTGTCGTTGGCCACGACCAGACGGCTCCCCGCCAGCAGCGCGGCAAAGGCGCCGAGATCCAGCGGTTCGACGAACACCGCATCCGGGCAAGCGGCGCGTGCACCCGCCTCTTCGCCCGGCCCCGGACACACCACGGGCGTCTCGCCGGCGGCGCGCAATGCGCCGGCCAACCGTCCGAAACCGTCCCATGCCTTGACCTTCCCGTGATGCTGCCCCCGCACCGTCGGGCACAGCACGACATAGGCATCCGCCACCCCCGCGCGATCGAGGGCCGCGCACGCGCGGGCCGACGCCGCATCGGGAACGCGCAACACCGGCGCCGCCGTCTCCGGCACGTCGCCGGACAAGCCCAGCCGCGTCCGGGCGAGGTGCAGGTAATACGCACTGGTATGCATGTCGCCATGCCACTGCGCCGGCACCGCCACCGGCGCGGCCAGCAGCCAGCCCCGCCCGTCGGTGCGGTACCCCGCCGCGCGCATGCCCGCGCGGCGGAACTCCCAGGCCGAGGAAAACGAATTCGGGAACAGCAGCGCCTCCCCCCGTCCGGTCTCGGCAAAGCGCCAGGCCCGCAAGGCCGCAATCCGCGCCCCGCGCTGCGCCGCCCAGGGCAGCACCGGCCAGGCGTAGCCGGCAAACAACTCGGCAGTCCAGGGCCGCCCGAAAAGGGTCAAGGATGCGCCGTGCTCCGCCAGGAGATCGAGCGCCGGCAGCGTCATGCAGGCGTCACCGAGGTGGTTCGGCAGGCGAACGAGTAGAGAACGCAATGCGTCATTCCTCCCAATTCCGATGGTGGAAGCCCGGCAACCGCGGCACCGGTTTCCCTCGCATGCCGCCGATCCGCGCAATCTGCCAGAATACCGCCATGTCCGCCCCGCCATTCGACCCGAACGCGCTGGGAGCGCGGGTCGACGTCGCGCGGGCCGAGGCCCCGCGGGTTGCGGCCCGGAGCAGCGGTTCAACGCACTGAACGGAACGTCCATTCCCTGATGCCCCCTGCAACCGCCGTACCGCGCTCCGGCCCCTTCCCCCGTCTCGCCGACCCGAACCTGCGCCGTATGGTCGCCCTGGTGTGGGCGCACCGCCCCATCCTCGGGCTGGCAACCGTCACGATGGCCATCGACGCATCCTGCCAGGGGCTGATCGCCAAACTCACCGCGATGCTGCTCGGGCACGGCATCATCCGCAACGATCCGCGGTTTGGCTACTGGATGCCCCTCGCCTTCATCGGCGTGTTCGTCGTGCGCGGCGTGGCGAACTTCTCGAGTTCCTACCTCGTGAACGTGGCGTCCCAGAACGTCCTGGTCGGTCTACGCGGCGAAATGTTCCAGCGCCTGCTCCACTGGCCGCAGGCCACCATCGAGAACACGCCGTCCGGAATCGTCATCTCCAAGTTCCTCAACGAAGCGAGCAATGCCCTCTCGCTCACCGCCGAGGTGCTGCTCACCGCCGTGCGCGAGTCGTTCACGACCATCGCGCTGCTGGGGCTGCTGCTCTTCGATAACTGGCGGCTCACGCTCCTCACCGTGGTCGTCGGCCCGACCATCGCCACGGTGCTGCGCTCGATCGGCAAACGGCTGCATCGGCTGAACCGCGAAAGCCAGGCCATGCTGGGCGAAATGACGCGCGCCGTGCAGGAGGCGCACGACGCCGGGCGCATCGTCAAGGTCTACGGCGGCCAGGCCTATGAAACGCACCGGTTCGAGGCCATCAACCAACGGCTGCGCCGGTTCGCGATCAAGATGCAGATCGCGGTCGGCGCATCGACTCCCGCAACCCAGATCGTCGCCGCGACCGGCATTGCCATCGTCATCACCATCGCGATGTGGCAGGCCCGCCACGGGCAACTCACCGGCAACCAGTTCATCGAGTTTCTGACGGCCGCGCTGATGGTGCTACAGCCGCTGCGACGCCTGTCGTCGATCAACAGCGCCACCGCGCGCATGGCGGCCGCGGCGGAAAGCGTGTTCGGGATGATCGATTCGGCCCAGGAAACGGAAACCGGCACGCGCGAACTGGCGCGCGCCGCCGGTGCGATCACGTTCCGCGACGTCTCCTTCGAATATCCCGGTGCCGCGGCGGCGGCGCTGCACCACGTCAATCTCTCCGTCCGCGCCGGCGAGACGATCGCGCTGGTCGGCCACTCCGGCGCCGGCAAGACGACGCTCCTCAACCTGCTGCCGCGCTTCCTGCGTCCCACCGAGGGAGATATCCTGCTCGACGGCATCCCGATCGTAGACCTGACGCTCGAGAGCCTGCGCCGCCAGATCGCCCTGGTTTCCCAGGACGTGGTGCTCTTCGACGATACGATCCGCGCCAACATCGCCTACGGCGCCGGCATCCCCGAAGGCGAGATCGATCTGGAACGGATCCGCGCCGCCGCGGAAGCGGCCTATCTGCTGCCGCTGATCGAATCCCTGCCCAATGGATTCGAAACCCGCATCGGCGAAAACGCCGTCAAGCTCTCGGGCGGGCAGCGCCAGCGTCTCTCGATCGCGCGTGCCCTGCTCAAGGATGCGCCCATCCTGCTGCTCGACGAGGCGACCTCCGCGCTGGACTCGGAATCCGAGCGAACGATCCAGATGTCGCTCGAACGCCTGATGCGCGGCCGCACGACCTTCGTCGTCGCCCACCGGCTGTCGACCATCGAACATGCCGACCGTATCGTAGCGATGGAACACGGCCGGATCGCCGAAGTCGGCACGCATGCGGAGCTGCTGGCCCATAACGGGCTCTACGCCAATCTGCACCGGATCCAGTTCTCCGCTGCCCGGGCGCCCGAGGCGGCATGACCCGCGTCGGCGCGAGATGGCGGAATCGGGCCGCCGTTTCGCACCGATTTTCTGATGCAGCGCTAATCGTCGCAGCACCGCCCGCGCTGCGGATTGCCTAAACTACCGTACTTTCGTACGGGTTCAACGACACGCTCCGCAATGACGTTCCTCATCGAAGCGCTTCTCTCCTGCCTGCTGACCGCCGGGCTGATCGTCTGGCTGCGTCGGCCCGCACTCCGCTTCGGACTGGTCGATCACGACGGGGGGCGCAAGCGGCATGGGGGGGCGGTACCGCGGATCGGCGGGCTGTCCCTGACCCTCGGATTCTCGGTGGTGCTGCTGTTCTCCGCCTCCGTCCTGTCCCATTACGCGATTGCGCTCGTCGCCGTCGCCGCGCTTGCCGCAGTCGGACTCCTCGACGACATGGGGGAGGTGTCCGCGCGGACGAAACTCGCCGTGCAGGCGCTCGCCGCCCTGCTGATGACCTCCTGGGCCAACCTGTTCCTGACCAATCTCGGAAACCTGTTCGGGCACGGCCCGGTCGAACTGCGCAACTGGGGCATTCCGCTCACCCTCTTCGCCACGGTGGCGGTGATCAACGGCCTCAACATGCTCGACGGGCTCGACGGCCTGGCAGGCGGAGTCGCGTTTTCCAATCTCGGCTTCTTTGCATGCCTCGCCGCATTCCTCGGCGATCTCGACGCCGTCAAGCTGCTCACGGTGCTGCTCGGCGCCATCGCCGGCTTCCTGGTGTTCAACCTGCCGCATCCGTGGCGCAGCGCCCAGCGCCGAACCTTTCTCGGCGACACCGGTAGCCTGGTTCTCGGTTTCTTCGTCGCCTGGTTCTCCGTGGCCCTGACGCAGCGGCCTGCGGCCCACGTTCCGCCCATCGTCATGCCCTGGGTTCTTGGCGTCATCCTGCTGGACACGTTCACCGTCACGATCCGCCGCGCGCTGCGCCGGCGCGACCCGACCGTGCCCGACCGCGGGCACATCCACCACCTACTGCTGCGGCGCGGATTCACCGAACGGCAAACGCTGGCGATCCTGCTGGGCGGCAATGCGCTGCTGGGCCTGACCGGCATCTTGCTCTGGCGCTCCGGAGTCCCGGACCGGGTCAGTTTCCTGCTGTTTCTCGGCGTCATCGCCGCGTACGTGGCGGCGTTTCTGTTTCCCAACCGGCTGTTCCGCCGGCGCGGCCGGGCCATGGGAGGCGCCGGAAGCCCCCATTCCCGGTAGCGCGCGGAGGCGGAACGTCCCCCCCGGGATTTCCCGACATTCCGCGCTTCCGAGCGATCTGCCAAAATCCCACCGCGCGGGCAGCCAGCCGGCGGACTCGACCTCCCCCATGTTCAGCATCCTCATCCCCACCTGGAACAATCTGCCGTTCCTGCAACTGTGCGTCGAAAGCATCCGCCGGCACTCGGCGTTCGATCACGAGATCCTCATCCACGTCAACGACGGTTCGGACGGCACGCTGGAGTGGGTGCGCAGCCAAGGACTGCGCCATACCCGCAGCACCGGGAACGTCGGCATCTGCTTCGCGCTCAACCAGTTGAGCCGTCTGGCCACCCGCGACTGGCTGCTCTATCTCAACGACGACATGGTCTGCACGCCGGGCTGGGACACCGCCCTGCTGGCCGCGACATCGCGGCTCGCGACCCCGCTCTGCTTTCTTTCCGCACTCGTCATCGAGCCCAACGAAGGCACGAACGCCAACGTCCTGTGCCGCGATTTTGGAACGGGACCGGAATCCTTCGACGAGGCGGGATTACTGGCCTACGCCGCCTCCCTGCGCGAAGCCGACCGCAGCGGCGTCGCCAGCCAGCCGACGCTCGTGCGGCGGGAACTCTGGCACCTGGTGGGCGGATACAGCATCGAGTTCGGCCCCGGCATGAGCAGCGATGACGACTTCCTGATGAAACTCTGGATCGCCGGGTGCCGCGATTTCCACATCGTCGGCGGCAGCCTCCTCTACCACTTTGCCTGCCGCAGCACCGGCCGCGTGCGCCGCAACCGGGGAAACCGCGAATTCCTGATGAAATGGGGCATCACCTGGCGGGAGTTCCAGCGGGACTATCTGCGGCGGTCCGCCACCGTCCCGTCCGACGCGCTACCGGCCGTGCCCGTGCCCAGCGCGCAAGGCCGGATGAAGCGGATGTTCCATGGTGCAAAGGGATTCCCGCTCGAAGATCTCCGCGCCTGGGACGAAAACCCCAGCCGGCACCTGGTTCTGGAATCGCCAAACGCCCGGGAAGGCCGGACACCGGCGAATCCGGCTTCCGGGGTGATCGACCATTCGTGTCCCCCGCTCCCGCAGGGAAGCGCGGGGCAGGGGTGAAGGCGCGGCATGCCGCCGATATCCGCCGTCCTCATCACCCGCAACGCCGCATCCCAACTGGAAGCGTGCCTCGACGCGGTTTCATTCTGCGACGAGGTTCTGGTCGTCGATAGCGGCAGCACTGACGAAACCGTGACGATCGCCCAGCGCCACGGCGCCCGCGTGATCCAAACCCACTGGCGGGGATTCGGGCCGCAGAAGCAATTTGCCGTGGAGCAGGCAGGAAACGACTGGGTGCTCTGCATCGATGCTGACGAACGGGTGAGCAAGCGTCTGCAGGGCGCCATTCGCGCGGCACTCGCCGCGCCGGCCTTCAGCGCCTATGCATTTCCCCGCTGCAACCGCTTCCTGGGGCGCTACCTGCGCCATGGCGAAGGCTATCCGGACTGGAGTCTGCGGCTCTTCGACCGCCGCCACGCGCGGTGGTCGGACGACGCGGTCCACGAAAAGGTGGTCGCCGACGGCGCGGTCGGACGCCTGCACGGCGATCTGGTCCATGACTCGGCGGAGACCCTGGAACACTATCTGGAAAAGCAGAACCGCTACACGACCCTGGCGGCGCAAGCCGCCCATGCGCGCGGCAAGCAGGCCGGCGCGGCGCAGTTGCTGCTTTCCCCGACGTTGCGGTTCTTCAAGTTCTATGTGCTGCGACTCGGCTTCCTCGACGGCGTCCCGGGCCTGATCCACATCCTGATCGGCTGCGGCAGCAGCTTCCTCAAGTATGCGAAGCTCCGGGCGCTGCAGGATCGGACCTCCGCGCCACGGCAATGATGCACTTCCGGAAACGACTCAAGAACTCGCCGATTTATCACCTGGAGTGCCTGCGGCGAATGCTGCGCATCCTGGCGATCAATGCCACGCTCCCGCGCCCAGCGCGCCACCAGAAGCGCCGCGGCATCAAGATCGGCCTGCTCAAGCGCGGCGGGATCGGCGACTGGGTCCTGTTTTCCCCGGCGCTCGAAGCCCTGCGCAACGGCTTGCCTGCGCAGGACACCGAGATCGTCGTCTACACCGAGGCGCGTACTGCCGAAATCGCGCGAATGACCGGGCTCGCCGACCGCATCGTCGTGTTCGACCACCACGCTGCGCGCAAGCGCGCACGTGTCCGCCATGACCTGCTGTCCGGCGTGCGCCGAGAGGCGTTCGACATCTGGATCGACGCCGACATTTCGCGCACCAGCATCGGCGATGCATTCGCCCTGGCCAGCGCTGCACCGATCCGTATCGGATATGCAGCGAGCGCCCTGGAACGCTGTCACGCCCAAATCGAGCGGCGCGCGTACACCGATCTGCTTCCGGACGTGACCGGCAAGGTTCACATGTCGGTACGATTCGATCGGCTGCTCCGACACACGATCGCCCTCGCATCGTCGCGCTTCGGCGACGGCAACGCCTGCGACCGCACCGACGCCGGACGGCAATCCGGCTTGCGGCGACATACCTGGCAGGGGCGGGACAGCAGGATCCTGGTGATCGCACCGGCAACCAGTTCACCGATCCGAAACTGGCCCGCCGAACGTTTTGCCGCGCTGGGCTCCGCCCTCTCGCGCAACCACGCTCTGCAGCCGATTGTCGTCGGCGACACCGAAGATGCGGCGCTGTGCGCGCGGATCGCTGCACAATTGGCCGAGTTCGGAGCGCAGTGTCTGGCGGGCCGGCACAGCCTTGACGACCTCTTCGATCTGAT
This genomic window from Burkholderiales bacterium GJ-E10 contains:
- a CDS encoding lipid A export permease/ATP-binding protein MsbA, whose amino-acid sequence is MPPATAVPRSGPFPRLADPNLRRMVALVWAHRPILGLATVTMAIDASCQGLIAKLTAMLLGHGIIRNDPRFGYWMPLAFIGVFVVRGVANFSSSYLVNVASQNVLVGLRGEMFQRLLHWPQATIENTPSGIVISKFLNEASNALSLTAEVLLTAVRESFTTIALLGLLLFDNWRLTLLTVVVGPTIATVLRSIGKRLHRLNRESQAMLGEMTRAVQEAHDAGRIVKVYGGQAYETHRFEAINQRLRRFAIKMQIAVGASTPATQIVAATGIAIVITIAMWQARHGQLTGNQFIEFLTAALMVLQPLRRLSSINSATARMAAAAESVFGMIDSAQETETGTRELARAAGAITFRDVSFEYPGAAAAALHHVNLSVRAGETIALVGHSGAGKTTLLNLLPRFLRPTEGDILLDGIPIVDLTLESLRRQIALVSQDVVLFDDTIRANIAYGAGIPEGEIDLERIRAAAEAAYLLPLIESLPNGFETRIGENAVKLSGGQRQRLSIARALLKDAPILLLDEATSALDSESERTIQMSLERLMRGRTTFVVAHRLSTIEHADRIVAMEHGRIAEVGTHAELLAHNGLYANLHRIQFSAARAPEAA
- a CDS encoding glycosyl family 4, with the protein product MTFLIEALLSCLLTAGLIVWLRRPALRFGLVDHDGGRKRHGGAVPRIGGLSLTLGFSVVLLFSASVLSHYAIALVAVAALAAVGLLDDMGEVSARTKLAVQALAALLMTSWANLFLTNLGNLFGHGPVELRNWGIPLTLFATVAVINGLNMLDGLDGLAGGVAFSNLGFFACLAAFLGDLDAVKLLTVLLGAIAGFLVFNLPHPWRSAQRRTFLGDTGSLVLGFFVAWFSVALTQRPAAHVPPIVMPWVLGVILLDTFTVTIRRALRRRDPTVPDRGHIHHLLLRRGFTERQTLAILLGGNALLGLTGILLWRSGVPDRVSFLLFLGVIAAYVAAFLFPNRLFRRRGRAMGGAGSPHSR
- a CDS encoding glycosyl transferase family protein; translated protein: MFSILIPTWNNLPFLQLCVESIRRHSAFDHEILIHVNDGSDGTLEWVRSQGLRHTRSTGNVGICFALNQLSRLATRDWLLYLNDDMVCTPGWDTALLAATSRLATPLCFLSALVIEPNEGTNANVLCRDFGTGPESFDEAGLLAYAASLREADRSGVASQPTLVRRELWHLVGGYSIEFGPGMSSDDDFLMKLWIAGCRDFHIVGGSLLYHFACRSTGRVRRNRGNREFLMKWGITWREFQRDYLRRSATVPSDALPAVPVPSAQGRMKRMFHGAKGFPLEDLRAWDENPSRHLVLESPNAREGRTPANPASGVIDHSCPPLPQGSAGQG
- a CDS encoding glycosyl transferase — translated: MPPISAVLITRNAASQLEACLDAVSFCDEVLVVDSGSTDETVTIAQRHGARVIQTHWRGFGPQKQFAVEQAGNDWVLCIDADERVSKRLQGAIRAALAAPAFSAYAFPRCNRFLGRYLRHGEGYPDWSLRLFDRRHARWSDDAVHEKVVADGAVGRLHGDLVHDSAETLEHYLEKQNRYTTLAAQAAHARGKQAGAAQLLLSPTLRFFKFYVLRLGFLDGVPGLIHILIGCGSSFLKYAKLRALQDRTSAPRQ
- a CDS encoding glycosyl transferase family 9, yielding MMHFRKRLKNSPIYHLECLRRMLRILAINATLPRPARHQKRRGIKIGLLKRGGIGDWVLFSPALEALRNGLPAQDTEIVVYTEARTAEIARMTGLADRIVVFDHHAARKRARVRHDLLSGVRREAFDIWIDADISRTSIGDAFALASAAPIRIGYAASALERCHAQIERRAYTDLLPDVTGKVHMSVRFDRLLRHTIALASSRFGDGNACDRTDAGRQSGLRRHTWQGRDSRILVIAPATSSPIRNWPAERFAALGSALSRNHALQPIVVGDTEDAALCARIAAQLAEFGAQCLAGRHSLDDLFDLIGNARLLLTSESAPMHIGYLTGTPTLAMVSGADFTSYSNYPPARHFAVASHPDRSCFDCRWYCVHPIVAPDANRKCLAEVEVESAAALAELLLQSGPSGTHP